The following proteins are co-located in the Vigna angularis cultivar LongXiaoDou No.4 chromosome 2, ASM1680809v1, whole genome shotgun sequence genome:
- the LOC128195321 gene encoding uncharacterized protein LOC128195321, which translates to MENQVEVQEGMKADIRQLKEQMRQVLKTLDALQSPGCLCTQRSQQGVPEAQTFPSYGLPPNYTPPSGVDSRHLDTQKAEGNAAEVEDEPGATTFTIPRQTIQLGIESMIMKKQPETKSPSCVITPADFKDDKSRLEVPEKRLRAIEGEGSFEFGDAKKLCLVPDVVIPPKFMLPEFEKYRGNTCPRGHISMYCRKMAAYAHDEKLLIHFFQESLIDETLTWYMRLDTTHIYSWKHLVETFLRQYGYDKDLTPDRAQLQNMVKKESESFREYAQRWREIAAQVEPRLSDKEMTTTFLSTLQPPFYEHMLSISVSSSFTDIVVIGERVESGIRNGKIALGPELVASLNEYGPRHEKDKERRANSHFIACPQMSHSYGSSRATERRNYNRDEKVANFTPIPMTYTELLPDLLRRNLMKICPTRPIRPPYPKNYDVNARCDYHAGACGHSTEACKALKRKVQSLIDSGCLKFEES; encoded by the coding sequence atggagaaccaagtaGAAGTTCAAGAGGGAATGAAAGCCGATATCCGAcagctgaaggaacaaatgaggCAGGTCCTAAAGACCCTGGATGCCTTACAAAGTCCTGGATGTTTATGCACACAACGATCACAACAAGGAGTTCCAGAAGcacaaactttcccttcctatggtcttcCCCCGAATTATACTCCACCCTCAGGAGTGGACTCGAGACATCTTGACACTCAAAAGGCCGAAGGTAATGCAGCTGAAGTAGAAGACGAGCCTGGGGCAACCACTTTCACAATTCCTAGGCAGACGATCCAACTAGGTATTGAGAGcatgataatgaaaaaacaacCTGAGACGAAGTCTCCATCTTGTGTCATTACACCAGCAGATTTTAAGGACGATAAGAGCAGATTAGAAGTCCCTGAGAAGAGGTTGAGAGCCATAGAGGGtgaaggaagttttgaatttggagatgcTAAAAAACTATGTCTAGTTCCTGACGTGGTGATACCTCCAAAGTTCATGTTGCCAGAGTTTGAGAAATATCGGGGAAATACTTGCCCGAGGGGCCACATAAGCATGTACTGCAGGAAAATGGCAGCTTATGCCCACgatgaaaaacttttgattcactTCTTCCAAGAAAGTTTAATTGACGAAACTCTAACTTGGTACATGCGCTTAGATACTACTCACATCTACTCATGGAAACATCTGGTTGAGACCTTCCTAAGGCAGTATGGATATGATAAAGATTTGACACCTGACAGAGCACAATTGCAGAATATGGTGAAGAAAGAATCTGAATCATTCAGAGAATATGCCCAAAGGTGGAGAGAGATAGCTGCTCAAGTAGAACCGCGTCTGAGCGACAAGGAGATGACTACCACGTTTTTGAGTACTCTGCAACCACCATTTTATGAGCACATGTTAAGCATCTCAGTCTCCTCAAGTTTTACTGACATAGTAGTAATTGGAGAGAGGGTTGAGAGTGGcataagaaatggaaaaattgcACTAGGCCCAGAGCTAGTAGCCAGTTTAAACGAGTATGGTCCTAGacatgagaaagataaagaacGAAGAgctaattcacattttattgCCTGTCCTCAAATGTCGCATTCCTATGGGTCTAGTCGAGCCACTGAACGAAGAAATTACAATCGCGATGAGAAGGTCGCCAACTTCACTCCTATCCCCATGACCTATACAGAGCTACTACCAGATCTTCTCCGTAGAAACCTCATGAAGATTTGTCCAACAAGGCCTATACGACCTCCGTACCCAAAGAACTATGACGTAAATGCCAGGTGTGATTATCATGCAGGAGCGTGTGGACATTCAACTGAGGCATGCAAGGCTCTAAAACGTAAAGTGCAATCTTTGATTGATTcaggatgtttaaagtttgaagaaagttaA